AACACGATATAGGTTGCAAAGAATACAGAAAACAGAATCAAGTCAGAGATTAGAAATAGCCAGAATCCTAAAGTCTTTAGTTCCTGTGGATCATGATGACCATGGTCGTGACCGTGATCATCATGATGATTATTTACTGCTGTGTGTGCCATTATACCGACCCCCTCAAGGCTGCTTCGGTACGTCTAACTTCTTCAGCCGGGATGTAGTAATCCGTGTCGTACTGGAACGAGCGTGCAAACAGAGTTGCAACCACGCCAAGCAGTCCAGGGATATACATCCACCACCAATCCCATACAAACCCAAAGCCTGCGATAAAGAAGAAGACAGACATCACGAATGGAACACCTGTGTTTTTCGGCATATGAATTGGCTCATATGATGGCTCAGCTGTTTGCGTTTGATGAGCGCCCGTAGCTTTACGTTGTTTATCCTCCCAAAATTGATCGACAGAATCGACTTTTGGAACGAAAGCAAAGTTATATTCAGGTACCGGAGAAGGAATAGACCATTCGAGTGTACGAGCATCCCATGGATCCGCTCCGACCTTGTTTTCTTTGTATTTTCGAATACCATCTGCAATTTGCAAGAGCTGGAACAGGAAGCCGGCACCCATTAGGAATGCCCCGACTGAAGATACCACGTTCAGCGTTGCCCAGCCTGTATCCCATCCGTACGTGTACAGACGGCGAGTCATACCCATTAGTCCAAGTGCATATTGCGGCATAAATGTGATATAGAAACCAATGTTCCATGTCCAGAATGCCCAATGTCCCCAGCGGTTCGGCAAGTTGAATCCGAACAGCTTCGGCCACCAGTAGTACATACCAGCAAAGTAACCGAATACGACACCACCGATCAGAACCTGGTGGAAGTGAGCGATCAAGAAGTAACTGTTATGAAACTGGAAGTCAGCCGGCGCAACGGACAGCATAACACCTGTCATCCCCCCGATAATAAAGCACGGCAGGAATGCAATGGTCCACATCATTGGAAGCGTAAAACGAATTCGTCCGCGATACATGGTAAACAGCCAGTTGAAGACCTTGACACCCGTAGGTATCGAAATCAACATCGTCGTTATCGCGAAGAATGCATTGACATCGGCGCCTGATCCCATCGTGAAGAAGTGATGGACCCAAGTGAAGAAGGACAGTACGCTGATGATCAGCATTGCAAATACCATCGATTTATATCCAAACAATCTCTTTCTAGAGAAAGTCGCCACGATTTCGGAGAAGATACCGAAAGCTGGCAAGACAACGATATAAACCTCTGGGTGACCCCACATCCAGATGAGGTTGATATACATCATCGGGTTACCCCCGAGATCCAGCGTGAAGAAATGCGTTCCTGCGAAACGATCCATGAAGAGCAAGAACAAAGTAACCGTCAGGATCGGGAATGCAAACAAAATAATAATGTTGGTAGCAAATACGGACCAGGTAAACATCGGCATTTTCATCCAAGTCATACCTGGAGCACGCATCTTGATAATCGTTACAAGGAAGTTAATCCCTGTGGCGAGGGAACCGATACCGGATATCTGTATCCCCCATATATAGAAGTTCTGTCCTACCCCCGGGCTAAATTCAAGCCCTGATAAAGGTGGATAACTGAGCCATCCGGCTGCAGGTGAACCCCCGATTACGAATGAAAGGTTAAACAGCATTGCACCTAGGAAGAACAGCCAGAAGCTGACAGCATTCAGATAAGGGAAGGCGACATCTCGCGCCCCGATCTGAAGAGGTACAACCACATTAAACAGACCGAACATAAATGGCATTGCCATAAACAAAATCATGATCGTTCCGTGCGTAGTAAAGACTTGGTTATAGTGATCCGCATGTAAGAATTCCATACCTGGTAAAGCCAGCTGGAATCTCATCATAAGCGCGTCCACGCCACCGCGGAACATCATTAGAATCGCGGCCAAGATGTACATGATACCGATTTTTTTGTGGTCAACGGTCGTCAACCAGTTTTTCCAGAGCCAGCCCCATTTTTTAAAATAAGTGAGTCCGACGACGATCGCAAGTGATGCTAGGCCGATAGATACCTGTGCCCCTAAAATAAGGGGATCGCCTGTTACCAAAAACTCTGTCGTCAGGAACTCCCACAAATCACTTAACATGAATGAAGGGCCTCCTTTCGAGCTAATGTTTATTCGTGCGTTGTTTCAGCAGATTCTTTTTTATCCACTACGTATTTAGTAACGATATCGTTAAACAGTCCTTCAGGGAATGCTGAGAAATATTGAACTTCCTCAACACTTGGATCAGAGAGCTGATCATAGCCTTCAGCCGTAAGCGGCTGAGAGTTCAGCTTCACTTCATTAATCCAGTTGTTGTAGTCTTCCTCGGAAACCGCATTTACATCAAATTTCATATCTGTGTAATGCTCTCCAGAGAAGTTAGCCCCTGAACCCATGAAGGTTCCCTGGTCATCGGCTTGAAGATGAAGCACCATAG
This sequence is a window from Paenibacillus urinalis. Protein-coding genes within it:
- a CDS encoding cbb3-type cytochrome c oxidase subunit I, whose protein sequence is MLSDLWEFLTTEFLVTGDPLILGAQVSIGLASLAIVVGLTYFKKWGWLWKNWLTTVDHKKIGIMYILAAILMMFRGGVDALMMRFQLALPGMEFLHADHYNQVFTTHGTIMILFMAMPFMFGLFNVVVPLQIGARDVAFPYLNAVSFWLFFLGAMLFNLSFVIGGSPAAGWLSYPPLSGLEFSPGVGQNFYIWGIQISGIGSLATGINFLVTIIKMRAPGMTWMKMPMFTWSVFATNIIILFAFPILTVTLFLLFMDRFAGTHFFTLDLGGNPMMYINLIWMWGHPEVYIVVLPAFGIFSEIVATFSRKRLFGYKSMVFAMLIISVLSFFTWVHHFFTMGSGADVNAFFAITTMLISIPTGVKVFNWLFTMYRGRIRFTLPMMWTIAFLPCFIIGGMTGVMLSVAPADFQFHNSYFLIAHFHQVLIGGVVFGYFAGMYYWWPKLFGFNLPNRWGHWAFWTWNIGFYITFMPQYALGLMGMTRRLYTYGWDTGWATLNVVSSVGAFLMGAGFLFQLLQIADGIRKYKENKVGADPWDARTLEWSIPSPVPEYNFAFVPKVDSVDQFWEDKQRKATGAHQTQTAEPSYEPIHMPKNTGVPFVMSVFFFIAGFGFVWDWWWMYIPGLLGVVATLFARSFQYDTDYYIPAEEVRRTEAALRGSV